From Tripterygium wilfordii isolate XIE 37 chromosome 16, ASM1340144v1, whole genome shotgun sequence, one genomic window encodes:
- the LOC119980484 gene encoding 60S ribosomal protein L35: MARIKVHELRQKSKADLLNQLKDLKAELALLRVAKVTGGAPNKLSKIKVVRLSIAQVLTVISQTQKAALREAYKNKKFMLLDLRPKKTRAIRRRLTKHQASLKTEREKKKEMYFPMRKYAIKV; this comes from the exons ATGG CGAGGATTAAGGTTCACGAGCTGAGACAGAAATCGAAGGCGGATCTCTTGAACCAGCTCAAGGATCTCAAGGCTGAGCTTGCTCTCCTCCGTGTCGCTAAGGTCACCGGTGGCGCACCTAACAAGCTCTCTAAAAT CAAGGTGGTGAGATTGTCGATTGCCCAGGTGTTGACTGTGATTTCCCAGACCCAAAAGGCTGCACTGAGAGAGGCTTACAAGAATAAGAAGTTCATGCTCCTTGATTTGCGTCCGAAGAAGACCAGAGCCATTCGGAGAAGGCTAACAAAGCATCAG GCATCCTTAAAGACagaaagggagaagaagaaagagatgtaTTTTCCCATGAGGAAGTATGCTATTAAGGTGTAA
- the LOC119980439 gene encoding protein TONNEAU 1a-like yields the protein MDDYTREMMDLKTLVTRTLEKKGVLAKIRAELRASVFEAIEEEDRVVEKEEALPPALLGSCNDRAKQLHASPSGRLLTALICEYMDWAQLNHTLKVYQPECNLPKDFWKAELKEFSSKNGYDLNRNGDSGPLLLDVLEGFLKFENLTQTRGTGRSESVSNLESRNSRRPLSSAVAGGLPPLGRPVSSSQASDRRAGSSMSGYRKDEYNWRYDSDELPEDVIRASAALENLQLDRKARNLTSSWRRAGDGDDEDDGRDDHRHI from the exons ATGGACGATTACACGAGGGAGATGATGGACCTCAAGACTCTCGTCACTCGAACTCTAGAGAAGAAAGGCGTGCTCGCTAAGATCCGG GCTGAACTTAGGGCAAGTGTTTTCGAGGCAATTGAAGAGGAAGACCGTGTTGTTGAAAAGGAGGAAGCGTTACCTCCTGCCTTGTTGGGTAGCTGCAATGATCGTGCAAAACAACTACATGCTTCTCCCTCAG GGAGGCTGCTTACTGCGTTAATATGTGAATACATGGACTGGGCTCAGCTAAATCATACATTAAAAGTCTATCAGCCCGAGTGTAACTTG CCAAAAGATTTTTGGAAAGCTGAGTTGAAGGAATTCAGCAGCAAGAATGGATACGATCTTAACAGAAATGGAGACAGTGGTCCGCTTCTTTTGGATGTTTTGGAAgggtttttgaaatttgag AATTTAACTCAGACAAGGGGTACAGGAAGGTCTGAGTCTGTTTCTAATTTAGAGTCGCGGAATAGTCGAAGACCATTGTCATCAGCTGTTGCTGGTGGATTACCTCCATTAGGAAG GCCGGTTTCTTCTTCCCAGGCATCTG ATCGAAGAGCAGGATCCTCCATGTCTGGTTACAGGAAAGATGAGTACAATTGGAGATATGATAGTGATGAGCTCCCGGAGGATGTGATTCGAGCTTCAGCTGCCCTGGAAAACCTACAGCTGGACAGGAAAGCTCGGAATCTAACTTCATCATGGCG GCGTGCCGGGGATGGAGATGACGAGGATGATGGCAGGGATGATCATCGTCATATCTAG